TCCTGTCCTAACCCAACCGTGAATCCAATCAACGGTCTTTTAACTTTTTCTAAAGACCAGAACATCAGATGTTTTTCTTTATAAATGTCATTCTGTCTGCTATTCATATTCAATTCAGGTTTTACATTGAACAGTTTTAATTAAGACAATCAATTTCAAACACAAGCGAGCATGCCGCCGTCTACATAAATAATCTGACCGTTAACGTAATCGGAAGCGCCTGAAGCAAGAAAAACGAGAGTGCCGACAAGTTCTTCCGGATCGCCCCATCTGTTTGCAGGAGTTCTAGACCTGAGCCAGGAATCAAATTTTTCATCTTCATACAGGGACTTGGTCATATCAGTTTTGAAATACCCCGGTGCAATTCCGTTCGACTGAATATTGTATTTGCCCCAATCTGTTGCCATTCCCTTAGTTAAATTTTTCAATCCGCCTTTCGAGGCAGTATAAGGTGCGATGGTAGGCCTCGCAAGCTCGCTTTGAATAGAACAGATATTAATGATTTTACCAGCCCTTCTTTTGATCATATATTTTGCAACAGCTTTCGATACGATAAAGGCGCCTGTCAGATTAACGTCCATTATCTTCTGCCAGTCGTGAAGTTTAAAGTCCTCAAGCGGCGAGCGGATCTGAATGCCTGCATTGTTAACAAGGATTGAGATGGGCCCGATCTCTTTTTCAATAGTATTAATATGAGAAATAACTTCATCTTCATGAGTTACATCAAACTCAGAACCGAACGCAGTAAATCCCTCTTTATGGAGATGACTTACCGTCTGATTCTGACGTGTTTTCGCCCGGTCATTAATAATCACTTGACAGCCGGCGCGCGCTAATCCTTTTGCAAGTGTTAATCCGATTCCGCGAGCCGAGCCTGTAACGAGAGCAATTTTACCGGAGATATTAAAAAGATCATTCATTTCAGTATTCCTTTTTATTTTTCAGACCGCAATTTGTTTAACTACTGTGTTAAAGGAATCAATAATTTTTTTAAAAATTTTATCGGCGGTAAATCCGAAATGTTCAGCCATAACAGGTTCGGGTGCCGAGGCACCGTAAGTTTCCTGGGAAATAATCAGTCCGTTCTGTCCAACAAACTTCTGCCAGCCGAGACCGACACCCGCCTCGACACTTACTTTAAGATTGGCTTTACAATCGAGAATAAATTTTTTGTACTCATCATCCTGCCGGTCAAATAATTCCCAGCTGGGAACCGAAATAAGTCTAACACTGTATCCTTCAGTTTCCAGTTTCTGAGCTGCAATGAAGGAAGGATTAATTTCCGAGCCTGAAGCGAATATTTCAATATTCACATGACTGTTATGATTTCCATATAGAAGATAAGCCCCGCGCTTAAGGCCCTCTCCCGCCAGTTCATTTGTATATTTTTTTACTGATGAATCGACAGGCTGCCTGGTAAAACACAAAGCAACCGGACCGTCATTAATCTGAAAAGCCATAGCCCAGGCTGCTTTAGATTCGTTTTCGTCGCCGGGTCTGATCATTATAAGATTGGGGATCAAGCGGAGCGACATAAGATGCTCAACCGGCTGATGAGTCGGTCCATCCTGACCAATTAAGATTGAATCGTGAGAGAAAATGTAGATAACCCTCTGCCGCATCAGGGCACTCATCCTGATAGCATTCCTCATGTAATCGGAAAAGACAAGGAAAGTACCTATCGCAGGTTGGATCATTCCGTGGAGCTGCATACCATAAGCACATGCGGCCATACAAAACTCTCTAACGCCGAACTTCATCTGCTGACGGTTCCAGTTATCACGATTGACGATTTCATTTCCGGGAAGCCATGTAAGATCAACACTTGCAACATCAGCCGAACTTGAAATAAAATAAGGAAGCAGCTCAGCCACTTTGGCAATGATCGATTCATTATATTTTCTTGTAGGAAGATCTGATCCGATCTCATGGTTCCAGATTAATTCTTCAAAATTCTCCGGCAGTTTTCTTTCAGAGAACACACGCCACAGTTTCGATTTTTCAGGGTCGCCGAGTATTATTCTATTATAAAGACTATTCCATTCCTCTTCATATTGAGCAAAGGTTTGTTTCAGGCTATTAAAATACTTTTTCACTTCATCAGGGATATAGAAGGGAGTATCGGACCAGCCGATCGATTTCTTAAACGCAGTCATTTCTTCCGGTCCGAGAAATCTGCCATGAGCAGCTGATGTACCCTGTCGGGATGGAGAATGCTTACCTATAATAGTTTTTGCAATTATTAGTGTAGGTCTAATCTTTTCATCTTTAGCCAGATTAAAAACCCGTTCCATTTCTTTGAAGTCGTAGCCATCGATTGTGAAGACATTGAATCCGTAGGCTTCATAACGATCTGCGATATTTTCATTGAAGCATTCGCTTGTAGGTCCATCAAGACAAATGTCATTTGAATCATAAATGATCACCAAATTATTAAGACCAAGATTTCCAGCAAGACTTCCGCATTCAGCACTTATTCCTTCCATCATACATCCGTCACCTGCAAGGACATATATTTTTGAAGAAAACAATTCATTCCCGAACCGGGCAGCCAATAATTTTTGAGCAATCGCCATTCCGGTTGCAGCTCCAATACCCTGTCCAAGCGGACCGGTAGTTGTTTCTACTCCAGCAGTTACACCATATTCAGGGTGACCGGGTGTTTTGGAATTAAGCAGGCGAAAATTCTTTATGTCATTGAGACTAAGTTGATAACCGGATAAATGAAGGAGCGCATATTGAAGCATGGAACCGTGACCGGCAGAGAGAATAAACCGGTCTCTTCCCACCCAGGACGGATTAACCGGATTATGTTTCATCACTTTTGCAAAGAGATACGATCCGAGTTCAGCAATGCCAAGCGGCAGTCCGGGATGACCGGACTGCTGCTTTTCAATTGCGTCGGCAGAAAGAGCTCGTACTGTATGTGCTACCTTCTGAAGAATTCTTATTTCACCAATATCCATAAATTTTCTCGAATTAAAATTTTTCAGTATTTACCACCAAAAATTTTCAGTTATAAATCTTTATTCAGCATAACATTTTTACGGGTATAATTAAGCGCCTCGGTACTATTTTTGCCCATAAATATGCTTAAACCGTAACCAAGTATGACCGTAATAAAGAATGACAGCGCTGCCGGCCAAAGAACTCCAACAGATAATGCATCAATGTGAAGATTTTTTGCAAACACCATTAAGGAACCCATAATGAATCCAACCAATCCTCCAATTAATACGCCGGGTGCTGTTGCGCGCTTTGTAAACATTCCAAGAATAAACACACCGAATAGCGGGCCGGTAAACATGTTTATTAGTTTCTGCGAATATGTAAAGATATCACCTAGCAATCCTACAAAGAATGCGAAGAATGTAATTGCAATGCCGATAAAGATTGTTGATATTCTGGAAATCCTCAAGCGGCGTGCTTTCTCTGCATCCGAGTCCTCTCCGATTTCGAGGTTATGCTGTTTTAGTTTATAGCGTGCATAGAAATCATTAAGTATTGCTGTAGTGATAGAATTAATTCCGCCATCAAGACTTGAAAGTGAAGCAGCATAAATTGCGGCAACCATAATTCCGGTAACTCCAACCGGCATTACGTTAGCAATGAAATACGGGAAATAATTATCGATCGGCATACCTTCCGGGAACTGAAGATGTTTTGCAACAGCATATAATCCGGCTCCAATAGAAGTAACCAGAGCGATATATAATAAATAGGCGCCTGCGTTAGCATAAAATCCTTTTTGACTTTCCTTAAGCGACTTTGCAGTTATATATCTTTGAACCATCGCCTGATCGACACAATAGTTACCCATTTTCTGAACAGTATAAGTAACAATTAATGATATTACCGTGAAGTCGGTGATTAGGTACAAATGAATTTTACCAAAGAAACCCGCATCTTCAAATCCAGGCATTGTGCCGGTCATTTTAGTTTTTCCACCTTCAACAAGTGTATTCCAAACTTCGGTAAATCCGCCCGGTACTGCTTGAAAAACTAAAAATATTGCCAAGAACAATCCGATAAACATTACAAACGAGTGAATAACATCGCCCCACATAACAGCTTTTACACCACCAAGCGCTGTCTTAACTGTAGCGATAAATCCCATTACAATTATAGAAGGAGCCATCGGAATTCTACCATCGGATACAACATTTAGCACTAATGATGGGACATAAATTACCGCTGCCATCCAAGTAATTCTCCAGATAATAAAGATAATACTTGCAAGCGCTCGGACTTTGTCATTGAATCTTTTTTCAAGATACTCGTAGGCTGTATATACTTTCAGTTTATGATAGAAAGGCATGAATACATATACGACAAGCGGGAAAGAAAGCGGAATCGACATTGCCATCCACGCCAGAATTAATCCTCCCTTAAACGCTCCGGCAGGATAGGACATATATCCAACAGCACTTGTAAGAGTTGCCATAAGGGAGAGACCAACCGGAAGCCAGCTCATGCTTCTGTTAGCCATTAAAAAATCTTTGGCAGATTTTTGCTGGCGGGAGAAATAAATTCCCACTCCTATTATGCCAAAGACATATACAAGCGCAATAATCATATCCGTAGTTGTAAAACCAACATTTTGCATTAACGCCTCCTGAGTTTTTATGATTAAACTATTTCTTAGCCGATCTTATTTTATAGTCTGATAGAATTATTCCGGTTTTCAGCGGATTTCTCAGTTCAACATTACCGTTCATGAAAATTTTATTCCCCTCAATCTTTGATATCACACTCCAGAAATCACCGCTGTTGAACACTCTTCCAGTTAAATCTTTTCTACCCGTATCTGTCCGGATAGTTACAACAGTCTGATAAGATTCAGGGTTGTATTGATAATTATCTATTTCTATTTTGATCTCATTATTTTCAAATTCAACCGGATTGTAGCTATTATTACTTCCGTCAACTTTTTCATTAAGATTATTTCTTCTAAAATTGATCTTTTCCCCTTCCTTCAGTTCAATCGAAATTTTGTTTTCATTATCGAGGATTATATTATTTTCAATAAGAGAAGGGACAAAATAGCTGAAGACATTGCTGTAGCGCAGACTTACATTGCCCTTATTGTGCATGATAATATTATTGACTAATTCCATATAAGAATCGACCGATTGAACACCGCCGCCGGTTTGATTGTGGACAATAATATTATCTTTGACAGTTGCTCTACTCTCTTTAGACAAACGAACTCCGCCCGCACCTTTTCCAACAGTCCAGTTGCCGGCGATAAAATTGTGCGTAATCAAAGCATGACCGGTATGGTTAGTATAAATCCCTCCTCCGTCGTCATCGGAGATATTACCTACAATCCAATTACCCTTAATTAACGGATACGAGAAGTTTTCGGTGTAGATTCCTCCCGCATCGCTTCTCCCTCTTGCCTGATTACAGATGATCAAATTGTTTTCGATTACAGGCCTCGATTCATAAGCGCATGAAATGGCACCGCCATTGCTGCTTCGTGTCCGGCCCCAATCATTAACGCCGGAAGTGTTATTTATGAAAATATTATTCGCAACGAGCGGCTGCCATCCGCCTTCCATTCTATTACTTAAAATTTTAGTAGGAGGCGCAGCATCATTTCTCAACCATCCATAAAATGCTATTCCGCCTCCATTGCCGATAGATGTTTCGTTACTATAGAAAATATTATTACGAATAACAGGGACCGAATTGTACAAGCAGGCAATTCCTCCGCCGTGATTTCCGTTCTGATGGATCCGGCTATAATTAAAATTATCGGGTTCCATTACATAATTATTTTCTATTATGCAGTTGCTTATAACAGGTGATGTGTCGTCACAGAGTATGCCGCCCCCGTGCGATTTGGAGAGTCCATTTCTTATTGTAAATCCATCAATACAGGAATTGTCGGCGCCCATTACAACGCGCCGCATTTTCTGTCCGTCAAGAAGAGTTTTATTTGCTTTAATTTCTCTGTTCCATGATCCTGATTGAAATCCTCCGTAAAGGTCAACAAAAGGTTTCATAACAATAGTGAACCCTGAATAACTTCCGGATGCGACAAGAATTGCGAACCGGTTTTCTGCTGATGCACCAACGACTTTTTCGAGCGCGTAGATAACAGATGCCAATGGTTTATCTATTGATCCGGTTCCATCTTTATCAGAACCCTTCACGCAATCCACATAATAAATCTCTTTATACTTTGAAAAATCAATCTGTTCCGTTGCGGGGCCAATCTTCGAGATCTCTTTTATATTTTGAGCAAAAAGATTTGATAAGATTAATAGTGTAAATAATATTATTCTTTTCATAAACAGAAATTCCTTCCGGGTACAAACCGGATTATTTATTAAAAGTTATTTTTACTTCTTTAAGAACCGGCGCCCCGGCACCGTTGCCGGTATCGAAGTATGCCCTGTATTGTATCCACTTACCTTTAAGGTTTAATATCGATTGACCGCTGTTCAAATAAAATGAATTCTCCCCTTCCGGCCCTGTCCATCTTGTTTTTTCAAGGTCTTTTTCAGAATCAGCCGAACGGA
This Melioribacteraceae bacterium DNA region includes the following protein-coding sequences:
- a CDS encoding right-handed parallel beta-helix repeat-containing protein → MKRIILFTLLILSNLFAQNIKEISKIGPATEQIDFSKYKEIYYVDCVKGSDKDGTGSIDKPLASVIYALEKVVGASAENRFAILVASGSYSGFTIVMKPFVDLYGGFQSGSWNREIKANKTLLDGQKMRRVVMGADNSCIDGFTIRNGLSKSHGGGILCDDTSPVISNCIIENNYVMEPDNFNYSRIHQNGNHGGGIACLYNSVPVIRNNIFYSNETSIGNGGGIAFYGWLRNDAAPPTKILSNRMEGGWQPLVANNIFINNTSGVNDWGRTRSSNGGAISCAYESRPVIENNLIICNQARGRSDAGGIYTENFSYPLIKGNWIVGNISDDDGGGIYTNHTGHALITHNFIAGNWTVGKGAGGVRLSKESRATVKDNIIVHNQTGGGVQSVDSYMELVNNIIMHNKGNVSLRYSNVFSYFVPSLIENNIILDNENKISIELKEGEKINFRRNNLNEKVDGSNNSYNPVEFENNEIKIEIDNYQYNPESYQTVVTIRTDTGRKDLTGRVFNSGDFWSVISKIEGNKIFMNGNVELRNPLKTGIILSDYKIRSAKK
- a CDS encoding SDR family oxidoreductase, which encodes MNDLFNISGKIALVTGSARGIGLTLAKGLARAGCQVIINDRAKTRQNQTVSHLHKEGFTAFGSEFDVTHEDEVISHINTIEKEIGPISILVNNAGIQIRSPLEDFKLHDWQKIMDVNLTGAFIVSKAVAKYMIKRRAGKIINICSIQSELARPTIAPYTASKGGLKNLTKGMATDWGKYNIQSNGIAPGYFKTDMTKSLYEDEKFDSWLRSRTPANRWGDPEELVGTLVFLASGASDYVNGQIIYVDGGMLACV
- a CDS encoding sodium/solute symporter (Members of the Solute:Sodium Symporter (SSS), TC 2.A.21 as described in tcdb.org, catalyze solute:Na+ symport. Known solutes for members of the family include sugars, amino acids, nucleosides, inositols, vitamins, urea or anions, depending on the system.); translation: MQNVGFTTTDMIIALVYVFGIIGVGIYFSRQQKSAKDFLMANRSMSWLPVGLSLMATLTSAVGYMSYPAGAFKGGLILAWMAMSIPLSFPLVVYVFMPFYHKLKVYTAYEYLEKRFNDKVRALASIIFIIWRITWMAAVIYVPSLVLNVVSDGRIPMAPSIIVMGFIATVKTALGGVKAVMWGDVIHSFVMFIGLFLAIFLVFQAVPGGFTEVWNTLVEGGKTKMTGTMPGFEDAGFFGKIHLYLITDFTVISLIVTYTVQKMGNYCVDQAMVQRYITAKSLKESQKGFYANAGAYLLYIALVTSIGAGLYAVAKHLQFPEGMPIDNYFPYFIANVMPVGVTGIMVAAIYAASLSSLDGGINSITTAILNDFYARYKLKQHNLEIGEDSDAEKARRLRISRISTIFIGIAITFFAFFVGLLGDIFTYSQKLINMFTGPLFGVFILGMFTKRATAPGVLIGGLVGFIMGSLMVFAKNLHIDALSVGVLWPAALSFFITVILGYGLSIFMGKNSTEALNYTRKNVMLNKDL
- the tkt gene encoding transketolase, whose product is MDIGEIRILQKVAHTVRALSADAIEKQQSGHPGLPLGIAELGSYLFAKVMKHNPVNPSWVGRDRFILSAGHGSMLQYALLHLSGYQLSLNDIKNFRLLNSKTPGHPEYGVTAGVETTTGPLGQGIGAATGMAIAQKLLAARFGNELFSSKIYVLAGDGCMMEGISAECGSLAGNLGLNNLVIIYDSNDICLDGPTSECFNENIADRYEAYGFNVFTIDGYDFKEMERVFNLAKDEKIRPTLIIAKTIIGKHSPSRQGTSAAHGRFLGPEEMTAFKKSIGWSDTPFYIPDEVKKYFNSLKQTFAQYEEEWNSLYNRIILGDPEKSKLWRVFSERKLPENFEELIWNHEIGSDLPTRKYNESIIAKVAELLPYFISSSADVASVDLTWLPGNEIVNRDNWNRQQMKFGVREFCMAACAYGMQLHGMIQPAIGTFLVFSDYMRNAIRMSALMRQRVIYIFSHDSILIGQDGPTHQPVEHLMSLRLIPNLIMIRPGDENESKAAWAMAFQINDGPVALCFTRQPVDSSVKKYTNELAGEGLKRGAYLLYGNHNSHVNIEIFASGSEINPSFIAAQKLETEGYSVRLISVPSWELFDRQDDEYKKFILDCKANLKVSVEAGVGLGWQKFVGQNGLIISQETYGASAPEPVMAEHFGFTADKIFKKIIDSFNTVVKQIAV